A region of the Candidatus Schekmanbacteria bacterium genome:
CGAAAGCAAGAATTTTGTCAGGCAATTTCCCTTCTTTGTTTTTCTCATTCACTTTTTCAATTTTTTAATGAGTTGAGCAGTTTTAGTGCCAAGCAGTCTGCATTCCTTTAATATCTTTTCATCAGGTTTGCCAATTGCAACAGGTCCAAAGTGTCCTGCTGATGGCTCACCCTTGACAATGAATCCATGAATCATCATAGCTTTTAAAATATCCAAAAGCACCATTTCTCCACCTCCACCCTGCATCCCTGTAGAAGTAAAGGCGGCACCAACTTTCCATTCAAGCTTTTTAAAAAATTTTACTGATTTATCAAAAAAACTTTTAATTTCAGCCGCCATTGAACCAAAATAATTTGGCGAGCCCACAATAAATCCTTCATATTGAGTTATTGAGTCCAAATCAAAATCAGCAATCTTTTTAATGTCAACATCGATACCTTCCTCTTCGACACCCTTTGCAACCTCTTTTGCCATACTTTCAGTATTGCCGCTTACAGAATGATAGAGTACTAAAACCTTTGACATTGATTTTCCTCCAAAAAGAAATTGAAAAATATAATACCTTCATATATGATTTTTAAATACAGATGCATTCGTACAAAGTCAATTCCAAATAGGAGATTATCAATGAAAGATATTTTCAAAATAAAAATATGGGGGGCAAGAGGTAGCATAGCTGTGCCGGGAAAATCAACGGTTAAATATGGAGGGAATACTCCCTGTGTTGAAGTAAGATGCGGTAAAAACACATATATCCTTGATGCCGGCAGTGGATTGAGAGAGCTTGGGAAAGAACTTTTGAAAAGAAAAGAGTACAATATAAAGTTCCTGTTTTCACATTTCCATTGGGACCATATTCAGGGATTCCCATTTTTTCTTCCTGTTTATAATAAGAAGTTCAAAATTACTCTATATGGTGAATCTAAGCTTTCCTATTCTTTTGAGCATCTTTTTTCAGGACA
Encoded here:
- a CDS encoding flavodoxin family protein is translated as MSKVLVLYHSVSGNTESMAKEVAKGVEEEGIDVDIKKIADFDLDSITQYEGFIVGSPNYFGSMAAEIKSFFDKSVKFFKKLEWKVGAAFTSTGMQGGGGEMVLLDILKAMMIHGFIVKGEPSAGHFGPVAIGKPDEKILKECRLLGTKTAQLIKKLKK